One window from the genome of Gemmatimonadota bacterium encodes:
- a CDS encoding glycerol-3-phosphate dehydrogenase/oxidase has product MLPSRAELLSRATERPADLLVIGGGITGAGIARDAALRGLRTVLVERDDFASGTSSRSSRLVHGGVRYLEHGYLHLVFESSRERRILHEIAPHLVHPLQFTWPVYRGARLPRWKIVAGLWLYDLLALFRNEHPHRALSAHGVLEAEPNLRHDALTGGASYFDAATDDARLTLANVVSAANANAATLNYVEVTALRFTGDRVSGAQIRDRATGESAELQARVVVNATGPWTGTIAQMEDPNAPPALHGSKGVHITVPADRIGNRAAVTMLSPTDGRVLFTLPGGAVSVIGTTETDPPRDPSQVRATRADVQYLLDAANAFWPNAALTPDDVITAWAGIRPLIASNAASAGDASREHAVTIGPRGVVAITGGKLTTYRAMAEEVVDVVERQLDRRPSACVTAHQRLPDPTREFARTVGDVLIRRTKVAFTERDHGRAQAETVASELAAELGWTNAQRASAVEDFHTELARLFTIDP; this is encoded by the coding sequence GTGCTCCCCTCCCGAGCCGAACTGCTCTCCCGCGCCACGGAACGTCCGGCCGACCTGCTGGTGATCGGCGGCGGCATTACGGGCGCGGGGATTGCCCGCGACGCCGCGCTCCGCGGCCTGCGCACGGTACTCGTAGAGCGGGACGACTTTGCCAGCGGCACCTCCAGCCGCTCCTCTCGCTTGGTGCATGGTGGGGTCCGCTACCTCGAGCACGGCTATCTGCACTTGGTGTTTGAGTCGAGTCGCGAGCGACGCATCCTGCACGAGATCGCCCCGCACCTCGTTCACCCGCTGCAGTTCACCTGGCCCGTCTACCGCGGCGCTCGGCTCCCGCGCTGGAAAATCGTCGCGGGCCTCTGGCTCTACGATCTGCTCGCCCTCTTTCGCAACGAACATCCGCATCGAGCGCTCAGTGCGCACGGAGTGCTCGAGGCGGAACCCAACCTCCGACACGACGCCCTCACTGGCGGCGCGAGCTACTTCGACGCGGCCACCGACGACGCGCGCCTGACCCTCGCCAACGTCGTGAGCGCGGCCAACGCCAACGCCGCCACGCTCAACTACGTGGAAGTCACGGCGCTCCGATTCACCGGCGACCGTGTGTCCGGCGCCCAGATCCGCGACCGCGCCACTGGCGAAAGCGCCGAGTTGCAGGCGCGGGTAGTCGTCAACGCGACAGGGCCGTGGACCGGCACCATCGCACAGATGGAGGATCCGAACGCCCCGCCGGCGCTACACGGCTCCAAGGGCGTCCACATCACCGTGCCGGCCGACCGCATTGGCAACCGCGCGGCCGTCACGATGCTCTCCCCCACCGACGGTCGCGTGCTCTTCACGCTGCCTGGGGGCGCCGTGTCGGTGATCGGCACCACGGAAACCGACCCGCCGCGCGATCCGTCGCAGGTGCGCGCCACGCGCGCCGACGTGCAATACCTGCTCGACGCCGCAAACGCCTTTTGGCCGAACGCCGCGCTCACTCCGGACGACGTCATCACCGCGTGGGCAGGCATTCGGCCGTTGATCGCGTCAAACGCTGCGTCAGCTGGCGACGCGAGCCGCGAACACGCCGTGACCATCGGCCCACGCGGCGTGGTGGCTATCACCGGTGGCAAACTCACCACCTACCGCGCGATGGCCGAAGAAGTGGTCGATGTTGTCGAACGACAACTCGACCGCCGGCCCTCCGCCTGCGTCACTGCGCATCAGCGACTCCCCGACCCAACGCGGGAGTTCGCGCGCACCGTCGGCGATGTGCTCATTCGCCGCACCAAAGTCGCGTTCACCGAGCGCGATCACGGACGCGCGCAGGCAGAGACGGTCGCTTCAGAACTCGCCGCGGAACTCGGCTGGACCAATGCACAACGCGCGAGCGCGGTGGAAGACTTTCACACCGAACTCGCGCGTCTCTTTACCATCGATCCCTAG
- the fadJ gene encoding fatty acid oxidation complex subunit alpha FadJ, with product MNNALSLVMDGGVAVITFDLPNEPINKFSAAVIAEFEAMLARIEQDPAITAAVLISGKPDTFIAGADIDAFLDFTSAKDAERASGTGHQAMFRLEKCRAPIVAAINGACLGGGLEAALSCAYRIATDNPKTVLALPEVQLGLIPGAGGTQRLPRTVGLQVALDMILTGKNIRAKKALQIGLVDELVHPAVLRDVAIQRAREIAAGARRHEDKKHGAKELVLEDNALGRALVFRQAREMTLKKSRGNYPALLAALDAVAAGYHGTREQGFAEEARLFGEMSATAVSKELIFLFYATTSLKRDSGVADATVKPRPVPNIGVLGTGFMGAGIAAISAMQRIPVRFKDTKHEQVGRGLAAVRDVLKDRLTKRQITRVQFEDQLSLVSGTVDYTGFGRVPLVIEAVFEDLGVKHQVLAELEPHLGASAIFASNTSTIPIGQIAAGSTRPERVVGMHFFSPVHKMPLLEVIVTPQTAPEVTATVVAFGRKLGKTVIVVNDAPGFFANRILAPYINEAGLMLDEGVPVDAIDRAMLTFGFPVGPVTLLDEVGLDIAGKSGAVMRAAFGDRVPQNAAIGKVLAAGRLGRKNKSGFYSYDDAGKRSGVDESVYAVLGVAQRQTVTPALLADVQERCALAMVNEAVRCLEEGIVRQPRDGDVGAVFGIGFPPFRGGPYRYADALGAAELVRRLDALNAKYPGRFEPCARLREMAASGATFYPKTGKPVG from the coding sequence ATGAACAACGCCCTCTCTCTGGTGATGGATGGCGGCGTGGCCGTCATCACGTTCGACTTGCCGAATGAACCGATCAATAAATTCTCGGCGGCGGTAATCGCGGAATTCGAAGCCATGCTTGCGCGCATTGAACAGGATCCGGCCATCACCGCTGCAGTGTTGATCAGTGGAAAGCCGGACACGTTTATTGCGGGCGCTGATATCGACGCCTTTCTGGATTTCACGTCCGCCAAGGATGCGGAGCGTGCGAGTGGGACGGGGCATCAAGCCATGTTCCGACTCGAGAAATGTCGCGCGCCGATTGTCGCGGCCATCAACGGCGCGTGTCTTGGCGGCGGGCTTGAAGCGGCGCTGAGTTGCGCGTATCGCATTGCCACCGACAACCCCAAGACCGTGCTCGCGCTTCCCGAAGTGCAGCTCGGGCTGATCCCAGGCGCGGGGGGCACGCAGCGTCTGCCGCGCACGGTGGGGCTGCAGGTGGCGCTCGACATGATTCTCACGGGGAAGAACATCCGCGCCAAGAAGGCGCTGCAGATTGGTCTCGTGGATGAGTTGGTGCATCCCGCCGTTCTGCGCGACGTGGCGATTCAGCGCGCTCGCGAGATTGCGGCCGGGGCACGCCGGCACGAAGACAAGAAGCACGGCGCAAAAGAATTGGTGCTCGAAGACAATGCGCTCGGTCGTGCGCTAGTTTTTCGGCAGGCGCGCGAGATGACGCTCAAGAAATCGCGCGGCAACTATCCCGCGTTGCTGGCGGCGCTCGACGCCGTGGCGGCAGGCTATCACGGCACGCGCGAACAGGGATTTGCCGAAGAAGCGCGCTTGTTCGGCGAGATGTCCGCGACGGCGGTGTCGAAAGAACTGATCTTCCTGTTTTACGCGACGACCTCGCTCAAGCGGGATTCGGGCGTGGCGGACGCGACGGTGAAGCCCCGCCCCGTACCGAACATCGGCGTGCTGGGCACAGGATTCATGGGGGCAGGGATTGCCGCCATCTCAGCGATGCAGCGCATTCCGGTGCGCTTCAAGGACACGAAACACGAGCAAGTGGGACGCGGTCTCGCTGCGGTGCGCGACGTGCTCAAGGACCGGCTCACCAAGCGGCAGATCACACGTGTGCAGTTTGAGGATCAACTGTCGCTCGTGTCGGGCACGGTGGATTACACCGGCTTTGGGCGCGTGCCGTTGGTGATCGAGGCGGTGTTCGAGGATTTGGGTGTGAAGCATCAAGTGCTCGCCGAACTCGAACCGCACCTCGGTGCGTCGGCGATCTTTGCGTCGAATACTAGCACGATTCCGATTGGTCAGATTGCCGCAGGCAGCACACGGCCGGAGCGCGTGGTGGGCATGCATTTCTTCTCGCCCGTGCACAAGATGCCGTTGCTAGAGGTGATCGTGACGCCGCAGACGGCACCCGAGGTGACGGCAACGGTGGTGGCCTTCGGGCGCAAGCTGGGGAAGACGGTGATCGTGGTGAACGACGCACCGGGATTCTTTGCCAATCGCATTTTGGCTCCGTACATCAACGAAGCCGGCCTCATGCTCGACGAAGGGGTGCCGGTGGACGCGATTGACCGTGCGATGCTGACCTTTGGTTTCCCTGTTGGTCCTGTGACGCTGCTCGACGAAGTGGGGCTCGACATCGCGGGGAAATCTGGCGCCGTAATGCGCGCCGCCTTCGGCGATCGTGTGCCGCAGAATGCCGCGATCGGCAAGGTGCTCGCCGCGGGCCGACTCGGCCGAAAAAACAAAAGCGGATTTTACTCGTACGACGATGCCGGTAAGCGAAGCGGCGTGGACGAATCGGTGTACGCCGTCCTCGGTGTGGCGCAGCGTCAGACGGTGACGCCGGCGCTGCTTGCCGATGTGCAGGAGCGCTGTGCGCTGGCGATGGTGAACGAAGCGGTGCGCTGCCTGGAAGAAGGCATCGTACGGCAGCCGCGCGACGGTGACGTCGGAGCAGTGTTCGGCATTGGCTTTCCGCCGTTCCGTGGCGGACCCTACCGCTACGCCGACGCGCTGGGTGCCGCCGAGTTGGTCCGACGGCTCGACGCGCTTAACGCGAAGTATCCCGGACGGTTTGAACCCTGCGCCCGCCTGCGAGAGATGGCTGCGTCGGGCGCGACATTTTATCCCAAGACCGGCAAGCCTGTTGGTTGA
- the fadI gene encoding acetyl-CoA C-acyltransferase FadI, protein MTTPPRGRRVAIIAGVRTPFAKAGTTLKGFTAIELGKIAVTELIHRTNLDPASLDLLTFGTVIPSVLAPNIAREVALMPLLPKGVQAWSVSRACASANQAITDAADQIMLGHADIAIAGGAESLSNVPILHSRGFSDALVAASKAKTIGQRLQAFSKVRAKDFIPITPAIAEPTTGESMGQSAEKMAKINQVPRAEQDALALASHQNAAKGTADGRLTAEIAPVYLPPKYEQAMTVDNGVRSDSSLEQLASLRPVFDKKYGSVTAGNASPLTDGGAAVLLMSEERAKALGYEPIAYIRSYAYAALDPGEQLLQAPVLAAPIALQRAGLTLRDMDLVEMHEAFAAQVLSNLRGFESKEWAARAGVSAPVGTVDRSKLNVLGGSLSIGHPFGATGARITTTLVNELARRGGQFGLMTVCAAGGLGFSMVVERV, encoded by the coding sequence ATGACCACTCCCCCTCGCGGACGCCGAGTCGCGATTATCGCCGGCGTTCGCACACCATTTGCGAAAGCGGGGACCACGCTCAAAGGGTTCACGGCGATCGAGTTGGGCAAGATCGCCGTGACGGAGCTGATCCACCGCACCAATCTCGACCCGGCGTCGCTCGATCTATTGACGTTCGGGACCGTCATTCCCTCCGTGCTCGCGCCGAACATTGCGCGCGAAGTGGCGCTGATGCCGCTGCTCCCCAAGGGAGTGCAGGCGTGGAGTGTGAGCCGAGCCTGCGCGTCGGCCAATCAAGCCATCACTGACGCCGCCGATCAAATCATGCTCGGCCACGCCGACATTGCGATTGCTGGCGGAGCGGAGTCGCTCTCGAATGTGCCGATTCTGCATTCGCGCGGCTTCAGTGATGCGTTGGTCGCGGCGAGCAAGGCCAAGACGATCGGCCAGCGGCTGCAGGCGTTCTCGAAGGTGCGCGCCAAGGACTTCATTCCGATTACGCCGGCGATTGCTGAGCCAACGACGGGCGAATCGATGGGGCAGTCCGCCGAGAAGATGGCGAAGATCAATCAGGTACCGCGCGCGGAGCAGGACGCGCTCGCGCTGGCGTCGCACCAGAATGCGGCCAAGGGAACGGCTGACGGTCGACTCACGGCGGAGATTGCGCCGGTGTATCTGCCGCCCAAATACGAGCAGGCGATGACGGTCGATAATGGCGTGCGGAGCGATTCGTCGCTCGAGCAGCTCGCCTCGCTGCGGCCCGTGTTCGATAAAAAATACGGATCGGTGACGGCCGGCAACGCGTCGCCACTCACGGATGGTGGTGCGGCGGTGCTTCTGATGAGCGAGGAGCGAGCCAAGGCGCTTGGGTACGAGCCCATCGCGTACATCCGTAGCTACGCGTATGCGGCGCTGGATCCCGGTGAGCAATTGTTGCAGGCGCCGGTGTTGGCCGCTCCGATTGCGCTGCAGCGGGCCGGCCTGACGTTGCGCGACATGGATCTCGTGGAAATGCACGAGGCGTTTGCGGCGCAGGTGTTGTCGAACTTGCGCGGTTTTGAATCCAAGGAATGGGCGGCGCGGGCCGGGGTGTCGGCGCCGGTGGGGACGGTGGATCGCAGCAAGCTGAACGTGCTGGGGGGCTCGCTGTCGATTGGGCATCCCTTTGGCGCGACGGGTGCACGCATCACCACGACGCTCGTCAACGAACTCGCGCGTCGCGGTGGGCAGTTCGGCCTCATGACGGTGTGCGCGGCGGGCGGTCTCGGCTTTTCGATGGTCGTGGAGCGCGTATGA
- the speY gene encoding deoxyhypusine synthase, producing the protein MAKDKPTSRARGGFKASRHGTGTAAKAAGKRASASGPKAAQKKAAEAREATGKKHSAVSANRYLRGAKISPRRIDGTESVRELIEGTFQAYNSGRLREACQLYADLMLEKDVTVGMTLTGALTPAGLGMSCLIPLIEAGFVDWIISTGANLYHDTHFGLGLSMHRGNASASDVDLREEGVVRIYDIFFDYDVLLSTDAFFRKIIRAPEFQRPMSSAEFHWLCGKYVAERERVLGVGNKSLLSAAYKCGVPIYTSSPGDSSIGMNVAALALEGYSCTIDPNMDVNETASIVLAAKRGGGKSAIMIMGGGSPKNFALQTEPQIQEVLGIDEKGHDYFLQVTDARPDTGGLSGATPAEAVSWGKIDPDRLPDAVVCYLDSTIALPLLTSYALAKRKPRKLKRLYDKREKNMAVLRAEFEKTR; encoded by the coding sequence ATGGCGAAGGATAAACCGACGAGCCGTGCACGCGGCGGCTTCAAGGCCTCGCGTCACGGAACGGGGACAGCTGCAAAAGCCGCTGGCAAACGCGCGAGCGCGTCCGGACCAAAGGCCGCCCAGAAAAAGGCCGCCGAGGCGCGCGAAGCGACGGGCAAAAAACACTCGGCCGTGTCCGCCAACCGGTATCTCCGCGGCGCCAAAATTTCGCCCCGCCGCATTGACGGCACAGAGTCGGTGCGTGAGCTGATTGAAGGCACTTTCCAAGCGTATAACTCAGGTCGTCTGCGCGAGGCGTGTCAGTTGTATGCCGACTTGATGCTTGAGAAAGACGTCACGGTGGGCATGACGCTGACGGGCGCGCTGACGCCGGCCGGACTCGGGATGAGCTGTCTGATTCCGCTGATCGAAGCAGGGTTCGTGGATTGGATTATTTCGACCGGCGCGAATCTATATCACGACACGCATTTTGGCCTTGGGCTTTCGATGCACCGAGGCAATGCGTCGGCGAGCGACGTGGATTTGCGCGAAGAAGGGGTGGTGCGCATCTACGACATCTTCTTCGATTATGACGTGTTGCTCAGCACCGACGCGTTCTTCCGGAAGATCATTCGCGCGCCAGAGTTCCAGCGTCCCATGAGCAGCGCCGAGTTTCATTGGCTCTGCGGCAAGTACGTGGCGGAGCGCGAGCGCGTGCTCGGCGTGGGCAACAAGTCGCTACTGAGCGCGGCGTACAAATGCGGCGTGCCGATTTACACGAGTAGCCCCGGCGATTCGAGCATCGGCATGAATGTGGCGGCGCTCGCGCTTGAGGGGTACAGCTGCACGATTGATCCAAACATGGATGTGAACGAAACGGCGAGCATTGTGCTGGCGGCCAAGCGCGGCGGTGGCAAGAGCGCGATCATGATTATGGGCGGCGGCAGCCCCAAGAACTTTGCGTTGCAAACCGAGCCGCAGATTCAGGAAGTGCTTGGCATTGATGAAAAGGGGCACGACTATTTTCTGCAGGTCACCGATGCGCGTCCCGACACGGGCGGCTTGAGCGGCGCGACGCCCGCCGAAGCGGTGAGCTGGGGGAAGATCGACCCCGATCGGTTGCCGGACGCGGTAGTCTGTTATCTCGATTCGACGATCGCGTTGCCATTGCTGACGAGTTATGCGCTCGCCAAGCGGAAGCCGCGGAAGTTGAAGCGGTTGTACGACAAGCGGGAAAAGAACATGGCGGTGCTGCGGGCGGAGTTCGAAAAGACGCGGTAA
- the rsgA gene encoding ribosome small subunit-dependent GTPase A: MSELRGVILNGTGGVWSVRTADGATHDAAMRGRLKQEGAPLKLAVGDDVTVEPDERGGAGWSITAIHPRRSVLARRAPGNARGERVVAANVDQVLVVFAAAKPEPHVRMLDRFLVIAEGNDLQAHIVFNKVDLIDGPAALDALVAPYEKAGYTVHRTSVKQNIGMAALHDVLAGRTTALSGPSGVGKSSLLNALFAGLDLRTGEISESVNKGRHTTVGALLVPLPDAGGGFVVDTPGLREVGMWGLPPENLDRCFPEFAPYLGECKYGDCQHETEPGCALRAAVASGVISTARYESYCKLLLELKAIPKDWA, from the coding sequence ATGAGCGAGTTGCGCGGCGTGATTCTCAATGGCACCGGCGGCGTGTGGAGCGTGCGCACAGCCGACGGCGCGACCCACGATGCGGCGATGCGCGGTCGGCTGAAGCAAGAAGGCGCGCCGCTGAAGCTTGCCGTGGGAGATGATGTCACCGTGGAGCCCGACGAACGTGGGGGTGCGGGCTGGTCCATTACGGCCATTCATCCGCGGCGCTCGGTGCTCGCGCGTCGCGCGCCAGGGAACGCGCGTGGCGAACGCGTGGTCGCCGCGAATGTCGATCAAGTGCTGGTGGTGTTCGCGGCGGCAAAGCCGGAACCGCACGTACGGATGCTCGACCGTTTTCTCGTCATTGCCGAAGGCAACGACCTGCAGGCGCATATTGTGTTCAATAAAGTCGATCTCATTGACGGGCCTGCCGCACTCGATGCGCTGGTCGCCCCGTATGAGAAAGCTGGCTACACCGTGCATCGCACCAGCGTGAAGCAGAATATCGGGATGGCGGCGCTCCACGATGTGCTGGCCGGCCGCACCACAGCGCTCAGCGGCCCGAGCGGTGTGGGCAAGTCGTCGTTGCTCAATGCGCTCTTTGCCGGACTGGATCTTCGCACGGGCGAGATCAGCGAGTCGGTCAACAAGGGGCGGCACACTACCGTCGGTGCCTTGCTCGTGCCGCTCCCCGACGCGGGCGGCGGATTTGTGGTGGACACCCCCGGCCTCCGCGAAGTAGGGATGTGGGGGCTGCCTCCAGAAAATCTGGACCGCTGCTTTCCCGAGTTCGCTCCGTACCTGGGCGAGTGCAAATACGGCGACTGCCAGCACGAGACGGAGCCCGGGTGCGCGTTGCGGGCAGCCGTAGCATCCGGTGTCATATCCACCGCGCGCTACGAGAGCTACTGCAAGCTGTTGCTCGAGCTGAAGGCCATTCCCAAGGATTGGGCGTAG
- a CDS encoding proline dehydrogenase family protein: MFRIFLLFLSRQATIFRFVRNNGFAKAMASRFVAGETIATATAAVADLNAQGITASLDLLGESVTNAGEARAAGTAYLELLDAIAAKKLDANVSLKMTAMGQDIDDALCEEIVSSILERARTHGSFVRLDMESSAYTQRTIDFFEQRLYPRYREQVGIVLQSALRRTTDDVEKAIALGCRVRLCKGAYLEPATVAFPDKRDVDAHYVSCMKTLMERGNYAGLATHDAVIITEAIRFARERGIAADRFEFQMLYGVRRDLQAQIVRDGYRLRVYVPFGTQWYPYLMRRLAERPANLWFITGNILREVTSGTSARPVSRT; encoded by the coding sequence ATGTTTCGCATCTTCCTGCTCTTTCTGTCGCGTCAGGCGACCATTTTCCGTTTCGTTCGTAACAACGGCTTCGCCAAGGCGATGGCGTCGCGGTTCGTCGCGGGCGAAACGATTGCGACCGCCACCGCGGCTGTGGCTGACCTCAACGCCCAGGGGATTACCGCCTCGCTCGATCTCCTCGGCGAGAGTGTGACCAACGCCGGTGAAGCGCGCGCGGCCGGCACGGCGTACCTCGAGCTCTTGGACGCGATTGCCGCCAAGAAACTCGATGCGAACGTCTCGCTCAAGATGACCGCGATGGGGCAAGATATTGATGACGCGCTGTGCGAAGAGATTGTGTCCTCCATCCTCGAGCGAGCGAGGACGCACGGATCGTTTGTGCGTCTCGATATGGAGTCGAGCGCGTATACGCAGCGCACGATCGACTTCTTTGAACAACGGCTGTACCCCCGCTATCGCGAGCAGGTGGGCATTGTGTTGCAGAGCGCACTGCGCCGCACCACAGACGATGTCGAAAAGGCCATCGCGCTTGGATGCCGCGTGCGTCTCTGCAAGGGCGCGTATTTGGAGCCCGCCACGGTGGCGTTTCCCGATAAGCGCGATGTCGATGCGCACTATGTGTCGTGCATGAAAACGCTGATGGAACGCGGCAACTACGCGGGGCTCGCCACGCACGATGCAGTGATTATCACGGAAGCCATACGGTTTGCGCGCGAGCGCGGCATTGCGGCCGATCGTTTTGAGTTCCAAATGCTGTATGGTGTTCGGCGTGACCTACAGGCACAGATTGTGCGCGACGGATACCGGTTGCGCGTGTACGTGCCCTTTGGCACGCAGTGGTATCCGTATCTGATGCGTCGGCTCGCGGAGCGGCCGGCCAATCTGTGGTTTATTACCGGCAACATTCTGCGCGAAGTAACGTCTGGGACGTCGGCTCGCCCCGTGTCGCGCACGTGA
- a CDS encoding M14 family metallopeptidase, with amino-acid sequence MRGNERGARAFGLVVLVLAGLCVPIARAAAQQTRAERTKYMETSTHADVVAFLDSLQARGAVIRVGSIGKTSQGRDIPYVIASRPLVTTPQEARRLGRPVVYIQGNIHAGEVEGKEALQALLRDLLFSKKPNVLDSIVLIAVPIYNGDGNEVFRPQAQNRGAQNGPEMVGQRPNGQQLDLNRDYVKTEAPETRASLAMFNAWDPDLFVDLHTTDGSYHGYAVTYSPSLHPAAAIAGGSFGGAFVRDSLLPVIRQRMRTRHKYEVFDYGNFTGDEGPAAPGEGKNWSTYEHKPRYGTNYYGLRGRLSLLSEAYSHDPFERRVLSTYAFVQEALSLVAERAKSVLAITRASDAALMAGKIRSVPVRAEMTKHSSMQVVIEEPLDTLPAARAELAARAAAARAGGAGAGRAGSGGRGGDPTAGRGAGGAGGGRGSCAWPLSEPGVRCGFARTGKMVSAKMPVRDRFDATVSADLPVAYTFSAGPAADSLLARLRLHGIVVEQLLADARVTGATFAVDSVVRAARPFQGHAEVRLEGRWETAAALALPAGSYLVRTAQPLGVLAAVLLDPQTDDGFLTWNVLDPALAALGDKRYPVGRVTAPLAIATRIIP; translated from the coding sequence ATGCGCGGTAACGAACGGGGAGCCCGGGCATTCGGGCTCGTGGTGCTGGTGCTCGCTGGACTCTGCGTGCCAATCGCTCGCGCGGCCGCACAACAGACGCGCGCTGAGCGAACGAAATACATGGAAACGTCCACGCACGCGGACGTGGTCGCCTTTCTCGATTCGCTGCAAGCGCGCGGCGCGGTCATTCGTGTGGGAAGCATCGGCAAGACGTCGCAGGGTCGTGACATTCCCTATGTGATTGCCTCACGCCCGTTGGTGACGACGCCGCAGGAGGCGCGGCGCCTCGGTCGCCCGGTGGTGTACATCCAAGGGAACATTCACGCCGGGGAGGTTGAGGGGAAGGAAGCACTGCAGGCACTGCTGCGCGATCTGCTGTTTTCCAAGAAGCCGAACGTACTCGATTCGATCGTGCTCATTGCCGTGCCCATCTACAATGGCGACGGCAATGAAGTGTTTCGCCCGCAGGCGCAGAACCGTGGCGCGCAGAACGGTCCGGAGATGGTGGGGCAGCGCCCCAACGGTCAGCAACTGGATTTGAATCGCGACTATGTCAAGACGGAAGCGCCTGAGACGCGCGCGTCGCTGGCAATGTTTAATGCGTGGGATCCTGACCTGTTTGTGGATCTGCATACGACGGACGGCAGCTATCACGGCTACGCGGTGACCTATTCACCGTCGCTGCACCCGGCGGCGGCCATTGCTGGGGGTTCGTTTGGAGGCGCGTTTGTGCGCGACTCGCTGTTGCCGGTGATTCGTCAGCGTATGCGCACCCGACACAAGTACGAAGTGTTCGACTACGGCAACTTCACTGGCGACGAAGGGCCTGCCGCTCCGGGTGAAGGCAAGAACTGGAGTACGTACGAGCATAAGCCGCGATACGGCACCAACTACTATGGGCTACGCGGCCGCCTCTCGTTGCTGAGCGAGGCCTATTCGCACGATCCGTTTGAGCGTCGTGTGTTGAGCACGTACGCGTTTGTGCAGGAGGCCCTGTCGCTGGTGGCGGAGCGTGCAAAGAGCGTGCTGGCCATCACCCGCGCATCCGATGCGGCGTTGATGGCGGGGAAGATTCGTTCGGTGCCGGTGCGTGCGGAAATGACCAAGCATTCGTCGATGCAGGTTGTCATTGAAGAACCGCTCGATACGCTCCCAGCCGCACGTGCGGAACTGGCGGCGCGCGCGGCCGCCGCGCGGGCCGGTGGCGCGGGGGCGGGGCGTGCCGGCAGCGGTGGCCGCGGTGGTGATCCTACGGCTGGTCGCGGCGCTGGTGGCGCTGGCGGCGGTCGTGGAAGCTGCGCCTGGCCATTGAGTGAACCCGGCGTGCGCTGTGGCTTTGCTCGGACCGGCAAGATGGTGAGCGCTAAGATGCCAGTGCGTGATCGCTTTGACGCCACAGTGAGCGCGGATCTCCCCGTGGCCTACACATTTTCTGCCGGACCGGCTGCCGACTCGTTACTCGCGCGTTTACGCCTGCACGGGATTGTGGTGGAACAGCTGCTGGCGGATGCGCGCGTGACCGGTGCGACGTTCGCCGTCGATTCCGTCGTGCGCGCGGCCCGCCCGTTTCAAGGGCACGCCGAAGTCCGACTCGAAGGTCGGTGGGAAACCGCGGCGGCACTCGCGCTGCCGGCCGGCTCGTATCTTGTGCGAACGGCACAACCACTTGGCGTGTTGGCCGCGGTGCTGCTCGATCCGCAAACCGATGATGGATTCTTGACCTGGAACGTGCTCGACCCCGCGCTCGCCGCGCTCGGCGATAAGCGGTACCCCGTGGGGCGTGTGACCGCTCCGCTTGCCATCGCGACCCGCATCATTCCATAA
- a CDS encoding GreA/GreB family elongation factor, with protein sequence MIEALKVKLGAEVEKLRYELNVTLPFEINRAVEMGDLRENSEYKAALERQRLVQARLGQLTMRLSKLASIDISQIPTDRVGLGTKIVVEDQESKHRETYHLIFGDSVEFDEGHVTMSSPIGRAMLNKMKGEVVVLRLPASTRKLLIVELVTIHDAKPEDLD encoded by the coding sequence ATGATCGAAGCGCTCAAGGTGAAACTCGGTGCGGAGGTAGAAAAGCTCCGGTACGAGTTGAACGTCACGCTGCCCTTTGAAATCAATCGGGCGGTGGAGATGGGCGACCTACGCGAAAACTCCGAGTACAAGGCGGCGCTCGAGCGTCAGCGTCTCGTGCAGGCGCGGCTCGGTCAGCTCACCATGCGGTTGAGCAAGCTCGCGTCGATCGACATCTCGCAGATTCCAACAGACCGCGTCGGGCTCGGCACGAAGATCGTGGTGGAAGATCAGGAGTCCAAGCATCGCGAGACCTATCACCTGATTTTCGGCGACTCCGTGGAGTTCGACGAAGGACACGTGACGATGAGCTCGCCGATTGGCCGTGCGATGCTCAACAAGATGAAGGGCGAAGTCGTGGTGCTGCGGCTGCCCGCGAGCACGCGCAAGCTACTCATTGTTGAGCTGGTCACGATTCACGACGCGAAGCCGGAAGACCTCGACTAG